The genomic segment ATCGTATCTTTCATAATTTTCGTGACGTCGGCATGAACAAATTGAACCGCTTGAGGCTTCGCTAAAATTAAGAATTCTGTGATAATCGTTTCAATTCGCTTTAATTCTGAAGTAATCACATCAAAATACATCGAATGATCATCGTTCATCTTATTTTGAAGTAATTGAATAAACCCCTTTAAAGCCGTCATCGGATTTCGAATTTCGTGGGCAATACCGGCAGCAAGCTCTCCAACAACTGTTAACGTATCTGATTTTCTTAATTGCTCTTGCATTTCAAGTTTTTCGGTGACATCGCGAATAACCGTATAGTTTAAATTCAACATGACATTTTTTTTCGATGATATCTCTAAATGACGCGTCTCGTTTTTGGATAACTTAAACGATAATAACATATCCGCCTGGCCGTTTTTTTCTAGCTCCACTTGGTAATGCTCGAATTTTTTCTTTTGCTTCGTACTTTTCGATAACCATTCTTGCAAATTTTCCCCGATCAGTTGTTCTTTTTCTTTTTGAAAAATGCGACAAATTTCAGGGTTAACATCGACAATTTGAAACTGTTGGTCCCATAATATCATTCCGTCATTTGAACCTTCAAATATTTTTCGAAACCTCGCTTCACTTTCTCGCAATTCTTGCTCCATTCGATAACGTTCACTAACGTTACGAAAAATCGTCATATTGTAGCCATCAACGGAATGCATTTTCGATGTAAATTCTAAATGTTTTCTTTGACCGTTCGGCATTAAAAACAACAATTCATCACGAATAGCTCCCTTTTCGTAAAACTCTTTTTGGATGGCCGCGTATTGTTCATCTTTCTGTTCTACATAATCCCATAGTTTCTTTCCGATTAATTCGTCTAAAGGAGTTTCAAATATACGAGAGGCAGATTCATTTGCTTTAATGATGCTCCCATCATGGTCCCAAAACACAATTGCATCAATGGCTTCTTCAAATAGATCTTTAAACAATTCCTCACTTCTCTTCAATGTTAATTCAATTTGTCGCTTTTCCGTAATATCACGTAAAATGGCCATATGAAACTTGTTGTCAACAATCGGACTTGCCGAATATTCAAAAATGGACATCCCTTTGGAATGGATAACAGGAATTTCCCCCCATGATTTTTGACGTTTTTTTAATGCTAGTTTAACTTTATTTAACCGTTGATGAAATGGTCGTGGAATGTACTTTTCTAATTTTTGGTGAATCAGGTCTTCTTTTGGGACTCCAAATATACGGCAAAAAATCGGATTGGCATCGATAATTTTTCCATGATGATCGAAAATGAGAATCGCGTCAGCTGCCTGCTCAAACATTCCTGTAAACAAATTGCGATTCAATAGCCCGATTTCTTCTAATTGTTTATTAAAGGAAATATCGCGTATGAAAAATAAATAGATAGAAGGATTAAACTTCACCGCTTTAATTTTTACGTATTTAATCGTTCCGTCTTGGCCTACATATTGCGCTTCTGTCTCAGCTTTATGATTTAAACTAAGGGAATCTTTAAATTGGTGCTTGAAAACAATAGACGGAAATTGAAACAGTCGAAAAAAATTTTTTCCTTTCCAATTCGCTTCTTCCAATTGGAATAATGTAGAAAATGTTCGATTTCCGGATTGAATAGAAAATTCTTCATTGGTGGATATAATTGCTTCAAAAGTTTCATCTATCATTAATTGAAAAAAGGCAAGTTCTTGTTCTTTAGAACAAACTCCTGTATTGTGCATCATACTATCGAAGAAAGAATGTTTAATCAAAACTTTCTCTCCTTTCTTATCATACGAATTCTCCGTTTACTACTGGAATGATTTGTAGAACTAATGGAAACAAATGATAAATGGGAGATGATGTTTTCATCTAACTCTACTCATTTATATATTCAACTTGCTAGACACGGCATAGGAACTTTTCACATTTGGATAGATGAATGGAATAGGAAAGAGAAATCTAGTGAATTCATCCGAGGAAGTGGAATGAACTAGAAAAGAATGTTTTAACTACTGGTCCTATTCACTGCAAATAGAAGTACAAAAACCGTTTCACATACAATATTCGTAAAAAACCTTCAGATTCCTGCTGTATATTTGGAAGAAAATCCTTGTCTGAAGTCATACATTGTACTTTTTCTTTCCGTTCGATACAATAAAATGATGGAATAACGCATGAATGAACTAAAGGAGATTATGTCGGTATGAAAGTGGTACTTAGTACACTGAACGCAAAATATATTCATATGAACATTGCCATTCGCTATTTGAAAGCATATGCCCAACCAGATTACGAGATCGAAATTGCCGAGTATACGATTAAAGACCCAGCGATGAATATTGTTTCCGATTTATTTTCTAAGTCTCCCGATTTGATTGGATTTAGTTGTTATATTTGGAATATCGAAGAGACAATCAAAGTTATTAAAATGTTAAAAAAAGTGAATCCAAACTTGATCATCGTCCTTGGTGGGCCTGAAGTTTCTTACGATGTTCCGGAATGGTTAGAAAGACTTCCGGAAGTTGATTTTATCGTCATTGGCGAAGGGGAAGCTACTTTTAAACAATTATTGGATGAACTTCATGGCGAAAGAAACTTTGAGCAAGTGCCAGGTCTCGCCTACAGGAAAAAGGGAAAACCGGTAATTCAACCGCAAACGAATAAACTCGACTTACGGCAAATGCCATCCCCGTTTCGATTTAAAGAAGACATTCCGCATTTATCTAAACGGGTGGTCTACATCGAAACGAGCCGTGGTTGCCCATTTCGTTGCCAATTTTGTTTATCCTCAATCGAAGTAGGAGTCCGCTACTTTGACCGGGAAAAAATTAAAGAAGACTTACGGTATTTAATGAAAAACGGTGCGAAAACGATCAAATTTGTCGACCGAACCTTTAACATTAGCCGAAGCTATGCAATGGAAATGTTTCAATTTTTAATTGACGAACACGTCCCAGGAACCGTGTTTCAATTTGAGATTACGGCTGATATTATGCGCCCAGAGGTGATCGAGTTTTTAAACGAACATGCACCGCCTGGCCTATTCCGCTTTGAAATTGGTGTTCAATCGACGAACGACTTAACAAACGAACTGGTTATGCGCAAACAAAATTTTGAAAAGCTGGCTCGAACCGTTACGATGGTCAAAGAAGGTGGAAAAATTGCTCAACATCTTGACTTAATTGCCGGTCTTCCTGAAGAAGATTATGAATCGTTTAAGAAGACTTTTAACGATGTGTTTGCGCTTCGCCCGGAAGAACTGCAATTGGGCTTTTTAAAAATGCTTCGCGGGACAGGCCTACGTATTCGTGCGAACGAACACGATTATGTATATATGGACCACGCCCCGTATGAAATATTAAAAAATAATGTGTTAAGTTTTAAAGACATCATCCGGATTAAGCAAGTAGAAGATGTTCTTGAAAAGTATTGGAACGACCATCGGATGGATGAAACGATCGAATTTTTAGTATCAAAAGGTTTTGCTACACCGTTTGACTTTTTCCAACAGTTTGGTACGTATTGGGATGAACAAGGCTGGGCCCGAATTGGCCATCAACGGGAAGATTTATTTAAGCGTCTACATCAGTTCTTATCTGATAATCAATTTAACCAGCTAAATATTGTCGAAGGTTTAATGAAATACGATTATTTAGTTAACTCACGCTTCCGGCCTCGTAAGCCTTGGTGGGAAAAGACTTCTGCTTCGGACCAACGATCACAAGTGTATAAACAAATTGCCGAACACCCTGAACTACTCGGGGAAAAATTCGTTCAATTTGAACTGACAGAAAAAGATTTACACAAACATACGATTTTGGAAGAAATTCCGTTTGACTTAGCCCACTATTTAAATTCGAAAGAAATCATTCTAGAACCGTCCATCCTGCTTGTTTATTATGACCCATCAACCGGACAAGCCGAAGCGTTTACAAGTCAACATACCTATCTTTCCTTATAAAATAAAGGGAACTTCCAATAGTCGGAGGTTCCCTTTACCTTTTACTCTTTATTATCAACATTTTTTTTCGTATCTTGTTTATTTTTCCTTTTTTCTTGTTGAAGAAACAGTTCATATTGTTTTACTGCATTTATATCCCCAAATTCAATTCCAAATTCTTCTCTACTTGATGTTGAGGACTTTCTATTCCTCATGTCCTGCCCTTCCCTTGTTTGAATTGCGATTCGCTCCTTTGGCTGGAGATTCACCAAGAGCAAATTCAGCAGAAAATTCTGTTTCCTGTAAATTTTTGTTTGGCGTTTTATTATGTTTTTCAGCTGCGTCAAACTGAGCTTTTCGCTTCGTCATATTCTCTACTCCTTTACTAATAAAATCATTTATAGTTTTTTCATTCGCAGGCTCTTCATACGGAAAAAGCAGTCACTTCCTGAAACAGGAAATCACTGCTTCATATGTTATCCAATAATGATTCTTTCTTTTGGATAATGGTAATGAACTTTTTTCTCTTTCCCTCCGATCATGAACATGAAGGATAATATTCCTACTCTACCAATAAACATCAAAGTCATTATTACCCACTTACCTGTAGTGGAAAGGTCTTGAGTAATCCCCATTGATAATCCTGTTGTCCCGAAGGCTGAGGTTACTTCGAAAATGATAGCTACTAACGAATGATTCTCGGTAATCGATAAAATAATGACGGAAATGGCACATAAAATCATAGCTAGTAACGTAACAGCTAACGATTTTAAGATGTCGTTCTCATGAATTTCTCGCTTAAAAATTTTAATATGGCGATTGCCTCTTGCAAAGTGAAATAAAAATAGCAGATTAAGCGCAAACGTCGTTGTTCGGATTCCCCCTCCGACTGAACTTGGGGATGCCCCAATAAACATTAATCCACTCAGTAACAATTGAGTCGCCTCAGTTAGTTGATTCATATCCACTGTTGCTAAGCCACTGCTTTTCGTAGTCACAGATTGAAACAACGCATAAAAAAGTGCTTCATGCCATACTTTATCCGCAAAGAATGCCTTATATTCGAACAAATAAATAAGGACTGTCCCCAGTATAAATAAAACGAAGTAAATAAGGGTCGTTAGCTTTGTATACAGTGAAAAATGATATTTGCCATTTTTGTGACGATTCATTAAAAAGTCTTTTGTTTCAATTAACACAGGAAAGCCTATTGAACCTAAAATAATTAAAATAATCGTGACAAATTGGACAAAATAATCGTTCGCAAACGGAATTAACGATGCACCTGTAATATCAAATCCGGCATTCGTCGTGGCACTTACGGAGGCGAACAAACCATGCAAGAAGGCTTCTTTCCATGTTGAAAAATAATTCCTGAAATGAAGACCTAAAATGAGAGCTCCAATCAATTCAATTAAAATAATTATGTAAAAAATTTGTTGTAATAAATGAACGAGCCCTGATAATCGAATTTGGTTTTGATCGGTCATAATTAATCGACGTTCACGAAAGCCTATCCTCTTCCCTAACAAAAGCCAAAAAAGCGTACCGAGAGTCATTATTCCGACTCCACCAAATTGCAGGACAAACATTAAAATAAATACACCTGTTGTATTAAACGTATCAGCAACCGAAATGGTTGATAAGCCTGTGACGCTTACAGCACTAACTGCTGTAAATAATGCGTCTAAAAAAGTCCACTCCACTCCCTCTTTATGGGCAAACGGTAAACTAAGGAGACCCATGGATACAGTAATTGCTAACAAGTAATAGGATACGATAAGTTGTGCCGGTGTTAATTGTCTAAATCGTAAATGGAGACTTTTCCACATCTCTACTTCCCTTTCAATTGTATTCATTTCTTTATCTTAATGAAAAAACACCCACTTGAAAAGGGCTCAATTAAAACCATTATGAAACATGCGTGTCGAACGTAAAGCGATGTATCAAGGTAATGTATTTAGTGATTGGTATCAAGAATAATGCGATAAAATTCCACAAAAAAGCCCATGACTACCAATTCAATTACACAATCAGCTGATTCCTAAAGTAGGATACGTAGGGACATTCTGAGACATTTCAAGCCAATTAAATATTCAGCTGGTATATCCTTCCATTCTCCTTTACGTCATTACGATTATGTTGACCAATTGATGAGGATTTTAACGCTTTGGAAGATATGTTTTGGTTTCTTCACAAAGAATTACCAATCATGTGAACCGTATTTTTCCCCATACTACTAATAAGAGTGATACGATCATTCTTATATCAAGTAAAGGAGTGTCAATTAATGACAAGTCGAAATAAATTATTAGTTCCTGGTGTGGAACAATATCTAGATCAAGTGAAGTATGAAATTGCCCAAGAATTTGGTGTACAACTCGGCTCAGATACCGTATCAAGAGCGAACGGATCAGTCGGTGGGGAAATTACGAAACGATTAGTGAAGCAAGCTCAATCGCAACTTTCCGGTCAATACCCGCAACAATAAAAATAAAGCTGACAAAAGGGTTAATCTCCCTTCTTGTCAGCTGTTTCTATGTTTTCCTTTTGTTCTTTTTTGTCTTCTTGGCTTTCATTCTCTACTTTGTCATGCTTGCTTTTTAGCTTTATCTTTTCATTCATTTCTTTTTTATCTAGTCTTTGTAGCCTCTTCTGTTCTCTCTTCTCTTGTCTCTCTAGTCTCTTTTGTTCTCTTTTCTCTTGTCTCTCTAATCTCTTCTGCTCTCTTTTCTCTTGTCTCTCTAATCTCTTTTGTTCTCTTTTCTCTTGTCTATTTATTGTCTTTTGTTCTTTTTTTTCAATTTTTTCTTTCCAACGCTCTTCTTTTTGCTTCCAGTCGTTTTTCGGTGTATTGTTCTTTACTTCATGCTTTAGAGTAGGTTGAATTTCTTGCTGAATTTCTATTTGTTTCCCTTTTTCTTTATTTGGTTCTATTAATTTTTCTTTCACAAATGAATTAGCACGATTAGAAGCAGGTAATTGAGTTTCTTTTTTTTCAACTACATATGTTGTAGGGCTTACCCCTTTTTGCACCGCTTCTTCACGTTCTTCTTTTGTAATTTGGACAATTTCAATCGGTGTTGTTGCATTTTGTTTGACTTGTTCTAATTTTTGATTTAAGTCGAGCAAAACATTTTCGTCTTTAGCAACAATAACCGATCCAACAATCACTTCTTGATTCGTCGTTAAAAATCCAAGTTCTTCGCTTTCTTCAATAATTTTTTTCGAAACTTCCAACACATCTTTATGTTTCCAATCATGAATGCGACTCAATACCGTCGAACCATCATTGTTATATGCGATTACATCAACAACTTCTAATGAGCCATTAAGTGCTAGTTCAATACTAGGATTTATGTCAATCGTTACATAAGCGTACACTTTTTGACTGGAAAAAGAGGAAAAGGCCATTACTGAAAACACGAGCATTAGGAGGGCTACAATCGGTGCCAATATTTGTACAGTAGGAAGTGAAAATCCCCATTTTTTCTCCTCATAGGGAGTAAACAAAACTTCCTTCCCAACAACATGATCAAATTCTCTCTTTCCTTTAACAAACTCCCCTGTAGGAGTTAAAACGACTATGTATTGATCTTTTAAATCTACGATGATTCCCTTTTTCATCCATCCATCCGCCCTTTTATATATTCCAATAAATACACATAATCACCCGATAAAATAAGTGCGATTGCGATAATATATTTCCTATTTCTTTCAATCGTTTTCCGACTGACGCTAACAAGTTGCTCTAATTCTTTAATTGGCAGACGTTGATGTTGAAACAAGTAATTTTTCAGATTTTCATGGGCCATTAATGTTTTTGCAACTTGAATCGCATTCATGCGGGCATCTTCATGTTTTGGTGAATTTTTTACTAAATCATCAAAAGTAAGCCCGAAACGGAGAAGATCTTGCTGGTATCGCAAAATTTCTTCCCTACGAATTTCAATTTCGCGATTTTTTTCGAATTCTTCGATCGATAATCGATCGACAAGTGTCGAAGGAGCTTGTTCATCTTGCTCTTCTTTTCCGTTTATTTCTAAATGTAATGGCTGATGCTTCCCATGTTTTCGTAAATAGTCAATGACTTTTCGTTTCACAATAACTTCAGCGAAGCTTAATAGCGACGCACCTTTTGTATGCTCATACTTTTGAATGGCCTCATGGAAGGCGATGAGGCCGATGCTAAACTCATCATCACTTTCATTAATATATCGTTTACATACTTTTGAAACCGCTTTCTTTACAAAAGGTTTGTAATCAGAAAGCAATTGATTTAATAATTCATCATTTCCATTTTGAATTTCTACTGCTATTTCCTCTAGCGTTTTCTTTTTCTTTTTCTTTTTGAACAACAATAAACTTAGCATCAGCCTCACCTCACTTCCAAATGCCATTGTATCATGAATTCACAAAGGTTTGGCAATAAAGATAGCCGTATTTTTTTACGGCTATCTTTTGATGCTAAATATTTGTTGTTCTATTATTCACGCTCATCCTTTTGGTCGTCGTCATCATGTTCATCCTTTTCATGTTTTTCCCGTTTCTTTTCTTTCATTATTTCATGCTTTTCATGTTTTTTATGTTTTTCGTGCTTTTCGTGTTTTTCGTCATGTCGTTTTTCCTTCTCACGATGCTTTTCATTTACTTTCTCTATTACTTCTTCTTTTTTCTCTTTTACTTTCACTTTTACTTCTTCTTTCATTTTTGCT from the Bacillus sp. (in: firmicutes) genome contains:
- a CDS encoding PAS domain S-box protein, with translation MIKHSFFDSMMHNTGVCSKEQELAFFQLMIDETFEAIISTNEEFSIQSGNRTFSTLFQLEEANWKGKNFFRLFQFPSIVFKHQFKDSLSLNHKAETEAQYVGQDGTIKYVKIKAVKFNPSIYLFFIRDISFNKQLEEIGLLNRNLFTGMFEQAADAILIFDHHGKIIDANPIFCRIFGVPKEDLIHQKLEKYIPRPFHQRLNKVKLALKKRQKSWGEIPVIHSKGMSIFEYSASPIVDNKFHMAILRDITEKRQIELTLKRSEELFKDLFEEAIDAIVFWDHDGSIIKANESASRIFETPLDELIGKKLWDYVEQKDEQYAAIQKEFYEKGAIRDELLFLMPNGQRKHLEFTSKMHSVDGYNMTIFRNVSERYRMEQELRESEARFRKIFEGSNDGMILWDQQFQIVDVNPEICRIFQKEKEQLIGENLQEWLSKSTKQKKKFEHYQVELEKNGQADMLLSFKLSKNETRHLEISSKKNVMLNLNYTVIRDVTEKLEMQEQLRKSDTLTVVGELAAGIAHEIRNPMTALKGFIQLLQNKMNDDHSMYFDVITSELKRIETIITEFLILAKPQAVQFVHADVTKIMKDTIDLLNAQAMMHNVQFSYSFPKNLPQVYSEPNQLKQVFINIIKNAIEVMPKGGTITITINDDQNGYLKVSIKDEGVGIPEDKIKRLGEPFYTTKDRGTGLGLMVSYKIIKEHNGKVEVESEVGKGTTFHIYLPYSGTM
- a CDS encoding B12-binding domain-containing radical SAM protein, which produces MKVVLSTLNAKYIHMNIAIRYLKAYAQPDYEIEIAEYTIKDPAMNIVSDLFSKSPDLIGFSCYIWNIEETIKVIKMLKKVNPNLIIVLGGPEVSYDVPEWLERLPEVDFIVIGEGEATFKQLLDELHGERNFEQVPGLAYRKKGKPVIQPQTNKLDLRQMPSPFRFKEDIPHLSKRVVYIETSRGCPFRCQFCLSSIEVGVRYFDREKIKEDLRYLMKNGAKTIKFVDRTFNISRSYAMEMFQFLIDEHVPGTVFQFEITADIMRPEVIEFLNEHAPPGLFRFEIGVQSTNDLTNELVMRKQNFEKLARTVTMVKEGGKIAQHLDLIAGLPEEDYESFKKTFNDVFALRPEELQLGFLKMLRGTGLRIRANEHDYVYMDHAPYEILKNNVLSFKDIIRIKQVEDVLEKYWNDHRMDETIEFLVSKGFATPFDFFQQFGTYWDEQGWARIGHQREDLFKRLHQFLSDNQFNQLNIVEGLMKYDYLVNSRFRPRKPWWEKTSASDQRSQVYKQIAEHPELLGEKFVQFELTEKDLHKHTILEEIPFDLAHYLNSKEIILEPSILLVYYDPSTGQAEAFTSQHTYLSL
- the sigI gene encoding RNA polymerase sigma factor SigI, translating into MLSLLLFKKKKKKKTLEEIAVEIQNGNDELLNQLLSDYKPFVKKAVSKVCKRYINESDDEFSIGLIAFHEAIQKYEHTKGASLLSFAEVIVKRKVIDYLRKHGKHQPLHLEINGKEEQDEQAPSTLVDRLSIEEFEKNREIEIRREEILRYQQDLLRFGLTFDDLVKNSPKHEDARMNAIQVAKTLMAHENLKNYLFQHQRLPIKELEQLVSVSRKTIERNRKYIIAIALILSGDYVYLLEYIKGRMDG
- a CDS encoding alpha/beta-type small acid-soluble spore protein — its product is MTSRNKLLVPGVEQYLDQVKYEIAQEFGVQLGSDTVSRANGSVGGEITKRLVKQAQSQLSGQYPQQ
- a CDS encoding TrkH family potassium uptake protein yields the protein MWKSLHLRFRQLTPAQLIVSYYLLAITVSMGLLSLPFAHKEGVEWTFLDALFTAVSAVSVTGLSTISVADTFNTTGVFILMFVLQFGGVGIMTLGTLFWLLLGKRIGFRERRLIMTDQNQIRLSGLVHLLQQIFYIIILIELIGALILGLHFRNYFSTWKEAFLHGLFASVSATTNAGFDITGASLIPFANDYFVQFVTIILIILGSIGFPVLIETKDFLMNRHKNGKYHFSLYTKLTTLIYFVLFILGTVLIYLFEYKAFFADKVWHEALFYALFQSVTTKSSGLATVDMNQLTEATQLLLSGLMFIGASPSSVGGGIRTTTFALNLLFLFHFARGNRHIKIFKREIHENDILKSLAVTLLAMILCAISVIILSITENHSLVAIIFEVTSAFGTTGLSMGITQDLSTTGKWVIMTLMFIGRVGILSFMFMIGGKEKKVHYHYPKERIIIG
- a CDS encoding anti-sigma factor domain-containing protein — encoded protein: MKKGIIVDLKDQYIVVLTPTGEFVKGKREFDHVVGKEVLFTPYEEKKWGFSLPTVQILAPIVALLMLVFSVMAFSSFSSQKVYAYVTIDINPSIELALNGSLEVVDVIAYNNDGSTVLSRIHDWKHKDVLEVSKKIIEESEELGFLTTNQEVIVGSVIVAKDENVLLDLNQKLEQVKQNATTPIEIVQITKEEREEAVQKGVSPTTYVVEKKETQLPASNRANSFVKEKLIEPNKEKGKQIEIQQEIQPTLKHEVKNNTPKNDWKQKEERWKEKIEKKEQKTINRQEKREQKRLERQEKREQKRLERQEKREQKRLERQEKREQKRLQRLDKKEMNEKIKLKSKHDKVENESQEDKKEQKENIETADKKGD